The following proteins are encoded in a genomic region of Enterocloster clostridioformis:
- a CDS encoding reverse transcriptase domain-containing protein, with product MRNPIDVLNSLKSKSCNENYKFERLYRNLYNPDFYLLAYQNIYANEGNMTEGADGKTIDGMGMNRINGLIAQMKNHSYQPKPARRTYIKKKNGKLRPLGIPSVDDKLVQEIVRMILESIYDDSFSERSHGFRPNRSCHTALKQIKCEFTAVKWFIEGDIKGFFDNIDHQIMVALLRKRIQDEYFLALVWKFLKAGYLEDWVYHKTYSGTPQGSIISPILSNIYLDEFDKYMENYKNGFDQGNGKENNPEYRQWEYKLKYIRHKKYPKAKWECMTAEEKKPVIKYAKSLKKQMHSLPYSNPMDEGYKRLVYVRYADDWLCGVIGSKEDAENIKADIKKYLAETLKLELSEEKTLITHSSDSKAKFLGYEIYTTKDESIKRHKNGQTRRTRMGRIQLYVPKEKWLGKLLDYGALQIKYDKNNNNQEIYKPVHRNYLVNNDDLEILMQYNSEIRGFYNYYRIADNVSVLNNFFYVMKFSLFKTYGRKYQKRIGQIRKQFGYDKKFGIEYETKQGKQKMFLYNEGFTKQNIKVITSASVDNVPSISRRYGRSGLIARLKANMCEYCGATNVPMEIHHVKKLKNLKGKKNWERHMIAMKRKTMVLCLDCHQKLHAGKLD from the coding sequence TTGAGAAATCCGATTGATGTATTAAACAGTTTGAAGTCAAAATCCTGCAATGAAAACTACAAATTTGAACGGCTGTACCGCAATCTGTACAACCCTGACTTTTACCTGTTGGCATACCAAAATATCTACGCCAACGAGGGGAATATGACAGAAGGAGCAGACGGCAAAACCATTGACGGAATGGGAATGAACAGGATTAACGGCTTGATAGCGCAGATGAAAAACCACAGCTATCAGCCAAAACCAGCACGCAGAACCTACATCAAAAAGAAAAACGGTAAATTGCGCCCATTGGGCATACCGTCAGTTGATGACAAGCTGGTACAGGAAATCGTCAGAATGATTTTGGAAAGTATTTATGATGACAGTTTTAGTGAACGCTCCCACGGTTTTAGGCCAAATCGCAGCTGTCACACAGCCCTAAAGCAAATCAAGTGTGAATTTACAGCGGTGAAATGGTTCATTGAGGGGGATATTAAAGGTTTCTTTGACAACATTGACCATCAAATCATGGTGGCATTACTGCGTAAGAGAATACAGGACGAATATTTTTTGGCATTGGTGTGGAAATTCCTAAAAGCAGGGTATCTTGAGGACTGGGTATATCACAAAACGTATTCTGGCACCCCGCAAGGCTCTATCATTAGTCCGATACTGTCAAACATCTATTTAGATGAGTTTGATAAGTACATGGAAAACTACAAAAATGGCTTTGACCAAGGTAACGGTAAGGAAAACAACCCGGAATACAGGCAATGGGAATACAAACTAAAATACATTCGTCACAAGAAATATCCCAAAGCCAAATGGGAATGTATGACCGCCGAAGAAAAGAAACCTGTTATCAAATATGCAAAAAGTCTAAAGAAACAAATGCACTCCCTGCCCTACTCAAATCCAATGGACGAGGGCTACAAGCGACTTGTGTATGTACGCTATGCAGATGATTGGTTGTGCGGAGTAATCGGAAGCAAAGAAGATGCGGAAAATATCAAGGCGGATATTAAAAAGTATCTGGCTGAAACGCTGAAATTGGAGTTATCCGAAGAAAAAACGCTCATTACGCATAGTAGTGACAGCAAAGCTAAGTTTTTGGGATATGAAATCTACACCACCAAAGACGAAAGCATTAAGCGTCACAAAAACGGTCAGACCAGACGTACACGCATGGGCAGAATACAGCTTTACGTTCCAAAAGAAAAGTGGTTGGGTAAACTGTTGGACTACGGTGCTTTGCAAATCAAATATGACAAGAATAACAATAACCAAGAAATCTACAAACCTGTTCACAGAAACTATTTAGTCAACAATGATGACCTTGAAATACTCATGCAGTATAATTCTGAAATCCGTGGATTCTACAATTATTATCGGATTGCGGACAATGTGAGCGTGCTGAACAATTTCTTTTATGTGATGAAGTTTAGCCTGTTTAAGACCTATGGCAGAAAGTATCAAAAGCGCATAGGTCAAATCAGAAAGCAGTTTGGGTATGATAAGAAATTTGGCATAGAGTACGAAACGAAACAGGGAAAACAAAAAATGTTTTTGTACAACGAGGGGTTCACCAAGCAAAATATTAAGGTGATAACCAGTGCCAGTGTTGACAATGTTCCGTCAATTAGTAGAAGATATGGACGTTCGGGGTTAATTGCAAGATTAAAAGCGAATATGTGTGAATACTGTGGGGCAACAAATGTACCCATGGAAATTCATCATGTCAAAAAGCTGAAAAACCTCAAAGGCAAGAAAAATTGGGAGCGTCACATGATTGCTATGAAAAGAAAAACGATGGTACTCTGCTTGGACTGCCATCAAAAATTGCACGCAGGTAAATTAGACTAA
- a CDS encoding VirD4-like conjugal transfer protein, CD1115 family: MITAPVAILAILYAGGYLAQFIGNYVLWKQGGGYPGDGTSPILASPVLSVCLHAALRPPYGVYGVFICIGLLAVLLLMVMRIGYSDTGEYDEDRNFTYSAKGTYGTSGWMSQKEMAGVLELVPDLHKYRGIVLGMLDRKAVCVPEKTRLNSNLAVYGASGSMKTRSFCMNRILQGVSRGESLVICDPKSELYEKSSEYLRDKGYTVRVFNLVNPENSDSWNCLSEVEGQELMAQLFVDVIIKNTTGGGKGDHFWDSAEMNLLKALVLYVDKGYPPENRNMGQVYQLITLNSETALNSLFEVLPINHPAKAPYSLFKQASDSVRSGVIIGLGSRLQVFQSELIKKITARDEIDLELLGQKPCAYFLVTSDQDSTFDFLASLFLSFVFIKLVRYADKNCEGGRLPVPVHVLGEELTACGTIPDLSRRLSVIRSRNISMSCVFQNLAGLQNRYPLNLWQEILGNCDVQLFLGCTDPLTAEFVSSRTGLASVAVSSKSKQLGTWRISNYTPEYRETSGVGKRPVLTPDEVLRLPIDEALVIIRGKKALKVDKMDYSKHPEYSLLRSCKASAHIPEWRRLEMEAAAVPDPTAKQEPSGAAAKPAPKTRAKAAPEPGARPATKRTAKPPVRGTQQKTQKPPASETGNTVPAGIVSADKDSIMS, from the coding sequence CTGATCACCGCACCGGTTGCCATCCTCGCTATCTTGTATGCAGGCGGCTACCTGGCACAGTTCATCGGCAACTACGTCCTTTGGAAACAGGGCGGTGGCTATCCGGGAGATGGAACCTCCCCTATTCTGGCCTCTCCTGTCTTGTCCGTCTGTCTTCATGCAGCACTTCGCCCTCCCTATGGGGTTTATGGTGTGTTTATCTGTATCGGGCTTTTAGCGGTGCTGCTCCTTATGGTCATGCGGATCGGATACAGCGACACTGGGGAATATGACGAGGACAGGAACTTTACCTATTCCGCCAAGGGAACCTATGGTACATCCGGGTGGATGAGCCAGAAAGAGATGGCCGGCGTCCTGGAACTGGTACCTGACCTGCATAAATATCGGGGGATCGTGCTGGGCATGCTGGACCGGAAAGCGGTCTGCGTACCGGAGAAGACACGGCTTAACAGCAACCTGGCGGTTTACGGTGCCAGCGGCAGCATGAAGACCCGTTCTTTCTGCATGAACCGTATTTTACAGGGGGTATCCCGCGGAGAGTCTCTGGTCATCTGCGATCCGAAATCGGAGCTGTACGAAAAATCCAGTGAATATCTGCGTGACAAAGGCTATACAGTCCGGGTGTTCAATCTGGTCAATCCGGAAAACTCGGATTCCTGGAACTGTCTCTCTGAAGTGGAAGGACAGGAACTGATGGCACAGCTTTTTGTGGACGTCATCATCAAAAATACCACAGGGGGCGGCAAGGGAGACCACTTCTGGGATTCCGCTGAAATGAACCTGTTAAAAGCGCTGGTGCTGTATGTGGATAAGGGTTATCCTCCAGAAAACAGAAACATGGGCCAGGTCTATCAACTCATTACCTTAAATTCAGAAACTGCACTGAACAGCCTCTTTGAAGTCCTGCCCATCAATCATCCGGCAAAGGCACCCTACAGCCTTTTTAAGCAGGCATCCGACTCGGTGCGCAGCGGTGTCATCATCGGCCTGGGGAGCCGCCTGCAGGTGTTCCAGTCCGAGCTGATCAAAAAGATCACCGCAAGGGATGAGATCGACCTGGAATTACTGGGCCAGAAGCCCTGTGCCTATTTCCTTGTGACCAGCGACCAGGATAGCACCTTTGACTTTCTGGCATCCCTGTTCTTATCCTTTGTCTTTATCAAGCTGGTCCGGTATGCGGACAAGAACTGTGAGGGCGGTCGGCTTCCTGTGCCCGTCCATGTATTAGGCGAAGAGCTAACTGCCTGCGGTACCATCCCGGACCTTTCCCGGCGTCTGAGCGTGATCCGCTCCCGGAACATCTCCATGTCCTGCGTATTCCAGAACCTTGCCGGACTGCAGAACCGGTATCCGTTAAATCTCTGGCAGGAGATCTTAGGGAATTGTGACGTCCAGCTCTTTTTAGGATGTACTGACCCCCTGACAGCGGAATTTGTCTCTTCCCGTACCGGCCTCGCAAGCGTGGCAGTCTCCAGTAAGTCCAAACAGCTGGGAACCTGGCGGATATCCAACTACACGCCGGAGTACCGGGAGACCAGCGGCGTGGGAAAACGCCCCGTGCTGACACCGGATGAAGTACTGCGCCTGCCCATTGATGAGGCGCTGGTCATCATCCGTGGAAAGAAGGCCTTAAAGGTGGACAAGATGGATTATTCCAAACATCCAGAGTATTCCCTGCTACGCTCCTGCAAGGCATCTGCCCACATCCCGGAATGGCGCCGTCTGGAAATGGAAGCTGCTGCCGTACCGGACCCGACAGCAAAACAAGAACCGTCAGGGGCGGCCGCAAAGCCGGCACCAAAAACCAGAGCTAAGGCAGCTCCTGAACCTGGGGCAAGACCTGCTACAAAAAGAACTGCGAAGCCGCCGGTGCGCGGCACACAGCAGAAAACGCAGAAGCCTCCGGCATCTGAAACGGGAAATACTGTCCCTGCCGGAATCGTATCTGCGGACAAGGATTCCATCATGTCCTAA
- a CDS encoding DUF6100 family protein, producing MCVDRKIVSRRIADIQNNLSRLHNNICAMDSLDIQRYPENYETMSTEAALRAEGIACQLRSLLYASASLPKAEYLVKAGEAHSIEVSFENGILKITMPRLLPKKKMRQSSLFLIDPLHAVLDQYIKEHPLPRFRECVVCISHVYDHELPDWCLLDYDNLQQKQILDAIALYVMLDDSGLLCDAYNTTELGDTDGTHIYIMEKSRFAGWLLERENQLKSISDF from the coding sequence ATGTGTGTGGATCGAAAGATCGTTTCACGCCGGATTGCGGATATCCAGAATAATCTGTCACGACTGCACAACAATATCTGTGCCATGGACTCCTTGGATATCCAACGTTATCCGGAAAACTATGAAACCATGTCAACCGAAGCGGCTCTGCGGGCAGAAGGGATTGCCTGTCAGCTCAGGAGCCTCCTTTATGCCTCTGCCTCGCTCCCAAAGGCGGAATACCTTGTAAAAGCCGGAGAGGCACACAGCATTGAGGTCAGTTTTGAGAACGGCATCCTTAAGATAACGATGCCCCGCCTGCTGCCCAAAAAGAAAATGCGTCAGAGCAGCCTATTCCTGATCGACCCGCTCCATGCGGTTCTGGATCAGTACATAAAGGAACACCCTCTGCCCCGTTTCCGGGAATGTGTGGTCTGCATTTCCCATGTCTATGACCATGAGCTACCGGACTGGTGCCTTTTAGACTATGACAACCTGCAGCAAAAACAGATCCTGGATGCCATTGCCCTGTATGTGATGTTGGATGACAGCGGCCTTTTATGTGATGCCTACAATACCACGGAACTTGGAGACACAGACGGCACCCATATTTACATCATGGAAAAAAGCCGCTTTGCTGGATGGCTTCTGGAACGGGAAAATCAGTTAAAATCCATATCGGATTTTTGA
- a CDS encoding FRG domain-containing protein, giving the protein MSIYKKIDQYQEVHVTTVEEIYNTIVEYNKFRNLPRHAFTEDGPLLQGFYRGQNNSEWDISPSLLRTKMSEPQILKNFNPNKRMSLFGTIAYIQHHQTGTRFIDFTTNPDVAIFFACLGSDNTDGAVFLYDYAPHQAEWYTSVVLSELARLENNDKITVQYLAEQVLKNNPDLSNRFNTIEELNGGIISFLDHGFMVLPDNESLNENLRLKRQQGCFFICGVEFEPELISTRRWFSHAGKNYFYPHSAVIPSGLKNGHTLVKLIIAKECKQGILKYLESKGITYDYLFPE; this is encoded by the coding sequence ATGTCCATATATAAGAAAATCGATCAATATCAAGAAGTCCATGTCACTACTGTAGAAGAAATATACAATACTATTGTTGAGTATAATAAATTTCGTAATCTCCCACGTCATGCTTTTACTGAAGATGGTCCTCTGCTACAAGGATTTTATAGAGGACAAAACAATAGCGAATGGGATATTTCCCCCAGCTTATTACGGACTAAAATGTCAGAGCCACAAATATTAAAAAATTTTAATCCCAACAAAAGAATGTCTCTCTTTGGAACAATCGCATATATACAACATCACCAAACCGGAACGCGATTTATTGATTTTACAACCAATCCAGATGTAGCTATTTTTTTTGCTTGTTTAGGTAGTGATAATACAGACGGAGCAGTTTTTCTATATGATTATGCACCCCATCAGGCAGAATGGTATACATCAGTTGTTTTATCAGAATTGGCTCGGTTAGAAAATAATGACAAAATCACAGTTCAGTATTTAGCAGAACAAGTTTTGAAAAATAATCCTGATTTAAGCAACCGCTTCAATACCATAGAAGAACTGAATGGAGGAATAATATCATTTCTTGACCATGGGTTTATGGTTTTACCCGATAATGAAAGTTTGAATGAGAACTTACGACTAAAACGACAACAAGGGTGCTTTTTTATATGTGGTGTTGAATTTGAACCAGAACTCATTTCAACTAGACGCTGGTTTTCGCATGCTGGTAAAAATTATTTTTATCCTCATTCTGCAGTCATTCCATCGGGTTTAAAAAATGGACATACTTTGGTAAAACTTATAATCGCTAAAGAATGTAAACAGGGTATTCTTAAATATCTTGAATCAAAAGGAATCACTTATGACTACTTATTTCCTGAATGA
- a CDS encoding S1 RNA-binding domain-containing protein, with protein sequence MAIKKEFMEQESPSMKENNSMDEAVTEARGFLGEGEDGTPTESDGDGMDLNELLGSMDQEPSEQPDMEEEILPELTEEEMFGESPEDADHSDETSPESISSPEAGDPPAKTRRTTRRKKNKTSEETDEGTQKKETETPNTPGAIPDSVSAAQDGLAEDAAEEMERSIPQEDTSGTAAPATASPRRTAAKVRKEDTPVLTLEVRGEVETEESREDAIWHEIHNAYRTRHILTGQLGGIEQTDNGKTITIVDYKGFRIVIPLKEMMINIGRSPSGQEYTELMLRQNKILGNMLGAEIDFIVKGIDSKSRSVVASRKEAMLKKRQIFYLDTDAAGMYRIYEGRIAQARVIAVAEKVIRVEVFGVECSIMARDLAWEWIGDAHERFSVGDQVLVRILNVRRDSLEDMGIRADIKSVSQNTNHDNLKKCRIQSKYAGKVTDVHKGVVYIRLSNGVNAVAHSCYDYRTPGKKDDVSFAVTRIDEERGVAVGIITRIIRQNL encoded by the coding sequence ATGGCAATAAAAAAAGAATTTATGGAACAGGAAAGCCCTTCTATGAAGGAGAACAACTCTATGGATGAAGCAGTTACAGAAGCCAGAGGGTTCCTCGGTGAAGGAGAAGATGGTACACCAACGGAATCTGATGGAGATGGTATGGACTTAAATGAACTGCTTGGCAGCATGGATCAGGAACCGTCTGAACAACCTGATATGGAGGAAGAAATACTTCCGGAACTTACAGAGGAAGAAATGTTTGGTGAATCGCCGGAGGATGCCGACCATTCTGATGAAACATCGCCGGAATCTATATCTTCTCCTGAAGCTGGTGACCCTCCTGCGAAAACCAGACGCACCACACGCAGGAAGAAAAATAAAACTTCTGAAGAGACTGATGAAGGAACACAGAAGAAAGAAACTGAAACACCGAATACCCCGGGAGCCATTCCTGACAGTGTTTCCGCTGCTCAGGACGGACTGGCAGAGGATGCCGCAGAGGAAATGGAGAGATCCATTCCACAAGAAGATACATCAGGAACTGCAGCCCCTGCCACAGCCTCTCCCCGGCGCACTGCAGCCAAGGTCAGAAAAGAAGATACCCCTGTACTGACACTGGAAGTTCGTGGAGAAGTGGAAACGGAAGAATCCCGTGAAGATGCCATCTGGCACGAGATCCACAATGCTTACCGTACCCGGCATATCCTTACCGGCCAGCTTGGCGGAATCGAGCAGACAGATAATGGCAAGACCATTACTATCGTAGATTATAAAGGATTCCGGATCGTGATCCCGTTAAAGGAAATGATGATCAATATCGGCCGCAGTCCTTCCGGGCAGGAATATACAGAACTGATGCTACGCCAGAACAAGATCCTTGGCAATATGCTGGGGGCAGAGATCGACTTTATCGTAAAAGGGATTGATTCCAAAAGCCGCAGTGTAGTCGCCAGCCGGAAAGAAGCTATGCTCAAAAAACGGCAGATCTTTTACTTGGATACAGACGCAGCAGGCATGTATCGTATTTATGAGGGGCGTATCGCTCAGGCCCGTGTGATTGCTGTGGCAGAAAAAGTCATCAGAGTAGAGGTATTTGGAGTGGAATGCTCTATTATGGCACGCGACCTGGCCTGGGAGTGGATTGGGGATGCCCATGAGCGTTTTTCCGTAGGCGATCAGGTACTCGTGCGTATCCTGAACGTGCGGCGTGACAGTCTGGAGGATATGGGGATCAGGGCTGATATCAAGAGCGTATCCCAGAACACCAACCATGATAATCTGAAAAAATGCCGCATCCAGAGTAAGTATGCTGGCAAAGTCACAGACGTACATAAGGGCGTGGTCTATATCCGGCTGTCCAATGGCGTAAACGCTGTGGCCCACTCCTGCTATGATTACCGGACTCCCGGAAAGAAGGATGATGTGAGCTTTGCTGTCACCCGGATTGATGAAGAACGTGGCGTGGCCGTGGGGATCATTACCCGTATTATCCGACAGAATCTATAG
- a CDS encoding helix-turn-helix domain-containing protein, producing the protein MMSLPTIDMTGTGQNINRLRKQAGLSVRDLQDIFGFATPQAIYKWQQGVALPTIDNLVVLAAVLQVRLDDILVIDAAAQIQIGA; encoded by the coding sequence ATGATGAGTCTGCCAACCATAGATATGACGGGAACAGGACAGAATATCAACAGACTGCGGAAGCAGGCAGGATTGTCAGTAAGGGATTTGCAGGATATTTTTGGTTTTGCAACACCGCAGGCCATATACAAGTGGCAACAGGGTGTAGCTCTGCCAACCATCGATAATCTGGTAGTGTTGGCTGCTGTCCTACAGGTACGACTGGACGATATTCTGGTTATAGATGCAGCGGCCCAAATACAGATTGGCGCATGA
- a CDS encoding prepilin peptidase, with amino-acid sequence MILSPFIKVCLTTGTRTVNSRILSLYEPLVFACIAGFAAYDLKKKRVSDRALFFFCPLAFLAPFVHIGFFWNQPLLLISLFCSLGGAAAGFLILLAAAMLSLDGAGIGGGDIKLAAVMGFIYGPSRMLAVLLIASGLATGLSLAVGRKHQEEKLSLPFVPFLMAGSLTVTLAAIL; translated from the coding sequence ATGATTCTGTCACCATTCATCAAAGTGTGTTTGACGACTGGTACACGAACCGTGAATAGCCGGATACTTTCTCTCTATGAACCACTGGTCTTCGCATGCATCGCTGGATTTGCAGCATATGACCTGAAAAAGAAGCGGGTGTCTGATCGGGCACTCTTCTTCTTTTGCCCGCTTGCGTTTCTGGCACCTTTTGTCCATATAGGATTCTTTTGGAATCAGCCACTGCTTTTGATCTCCCTTTTTTGTTCTCTTGGCGGGGCCGCAGCCGGCTTTCTGATTCTTCTGGCAGCGGCAATGCTATCCTTGGACGGCGCAGGAATAGGCGGAGGAGACATCAAACTGGCTGCAGTCATGGGATTTATCTATGGCCCCTCCCGCATGCTGGCAGTTCTTCTGATTGCCTCCGGCCTTGCTACTGGTCTGTCCCTTGCAGTAGGAAGGAAACACCAGGAAGAGAAACTTTCCCTTCCCTTTGTTCCCTTCCTTATGGCCGGGAGCCTGACTGTCACACTGGCTGCGATCCTATAA
- a CDS encoding DUF4320 family protein, translated as MASILKNENGDVNYFSTVVFIFIAVLLLAFILNLFSIISTKQELDHCADQMVKQIQLSGGVNRETDQLFNFLCSQIQGAEGISYTIDASYKSPTPSGMSRAIQLGTPFYITIKGRAKLGGFWNFNLVNITVVSRGAGVSEHYWK; from the coding sequence ATGGCATCCATACTGAAAAATGAGAATGGGGATGTCAACTATTTCAGTACTGTAGTGTTCATTTTCATTGCTGTACTCCTGCTGGCATTCATCCTGAACTTGTTCAGCATTATCTCCACCAAGCAGGAACTGGACCACTGTGCAGACCAGATGGTAAAACAGATCCAGCTCTCAGGGGGCGTCAACAGAGAAACAGACCAGCTTTTTAACTTCCTCTGCTCTCAGATCCAAGGGGCGGAAGGCATCTCTTATACCATTGATGCTTCCTACAAATCACCCACTCCGTCCGGTATGAGCCGAGCTATCCAGTTGGGTACCCCCTTCTACATCACGATCAAAGGGCGGGCAAAGCTGGGCGGCTTCTGGAACTTCAATCTGGTAAATATCACGGTTGTTTCCAGAGGAGCGGGCGTCAGTGAGCATTACTGGAAATGA
- a CDS encoding DUF5697 family protein, whose protein sequence is MIPIKTRADIYGHEATELLRIISMYPGLSQKQLCQFYPGRTDIIKNLLSHLERQGRIILSDSEHYFLYGNTRKETDNGIIRAVWVLLDFIEKAEYHSSSDFPVKIVFFSGGELYEIVQVTAGQEALVTHALHQNHTNENHRIVLVDDPGQIPLLEFPGITGFCTVDTDGNVSYYKKTS, encoded by the coding sequence GTGATACCTATAAAGACAAGAGCGGATATCTACGGTCATGAGGCCACGGAACTGCTCCGAATCATTTCCATGTATCCGGGGCTGTCCCAAAAGCAACTCTGTCAGTTTTATCCGGGCAGAACGGATATCATTAAAAACCTGCTCTCCCATCTGGAAAGACAGGGGCGCATCATACTGTCCGACTCCGAACACTATTTTCTTTATGGAAATACCAGAAAGGAAACAGACAATGGCATAATACGAGCAGTATGGGTTCTTCTGGACTTTATAGAAAAAGCAGAATATCACTCGTCCAGCGACTTTCCTGTAAAGATTGTTTTCTTTTCAGGCGGCGAGCTTTACGAGATTGTACAGGTTACTGCCGGACAGGAAGCCCTTGTCACCCATGCCCTTCATCAGAACCATACTAATGAAAACCACCGTATTGTTCTGGTGGACGATCCCGGACAGATTCCACTGCTGGAATTTCCGGGAATCACCGGATTCTGCACCGTGGATACTGATGGGAACGTAAGCTACTACAAGAAAACATCTTAA
- a CDS encoding phosphohistidine phosphatase, protein MGKFIEKLDSYELMTSLLPGTFFCISLRIFCGLEFSIENIVEEIVIYYFAGLIINRIGSIIVKPCLLKVNAIKEVKYDEYVKAEKKDSKIKVLMETSNYYRSMLSGCLLLLIVKFVICSSINIGWFQKNWKELLLLGIIVLFLLAYRKQMKFVCDRVKINNLNDS, encoded by the coding sequence ATGGGAAAGTTTATTGAAAAATTAGATTCTTATGAACTTATGACAAGTCTGTTACCAGGAACTTTTTTCTGTATATCACTTAGAATTTTTTGTGGATTAGAATTCTCAATAGAAAATATAGTGGAAGAAATTGTTATATATTATTTTGCAGGACTAATTATTAATAGAATAGGGTCCATTATAGTAAAACCTTGTTTATTAAAAGTTAATGCTATAAAAGAGGTTAAATATGATGAATATGTGAAAGCAGAAAAAAAAGATTCTAAAATCAAAGTTTTAATGGAGACAAGTAATTATTACAGATCCATGCTGAGCGGTTGTTTGTTGCTACTAATTGTGAAATTTGTAATTTGTTCTTCCATAAATATAGGCTGGTTTCAAAAAAACTGGAAAGAACTTTTACTGTTAGGAATTATAGTGTTGTTTTTATTAGCATATAGAAAGCAAATGAAATTTGTTTGTGATCGCGTAAAAATTAACAATCTAAATGATTCATAA
- a CDS encoding AAA family ATPase yields MFEYIKLKNFKSFGNIEFNLLDKKGNPKKLILLYGENGIGKSNLASAFFMLSETLRTMDVRDIMQSILSEKPDSLSNEEFARFFKMRYKDIETLIRENKMVASEDPMSMEFGFCIHGKSGRYLLETNDSQIIHERLEYILTKNKGVYFDITPEQIIISPKIFLEKSAYQEIKLACSKYWGKHSLLSILMHESDDKADEYIKEQLTDNFDYIMEFLSRISCKVKFGSRQERGIIGLPHEIFGDFDEGTISKEDEILLDRSEAMLNIFFRSTNRDIKKVFYKRTAKENTIHYQLMQTKLIAGHERSIEFSMESTGTQSLLQLLPFMLVVVKGSVAIIDEFDTGVHDLLVQSLVNSLYENLSGQLIMTTHNTLLMESGLPKECIYVINELEDGNKEIQCITYYDSKIHVNTNIRDQYMSGKYQGIPEPIAINFVTLLSTLGLKTN; encoded by the coding sequence ATGTTTGAATATATAAAACTAAAAAACTTCAAATCTTTTGGAAATATAGAATTTAATCTTCTTGACAAGAAGGGTAATCCTAAAAAGTTGATTTTACTATATGGTGAAAATGGCATTGGCAAATCGAACTTAGCCTCTGCTTTTTTTATGTTATCTGAAACCCTAAGAACTATGGACGTTAGAGATATCATGCAATCAATCCTTTCTGAGAAACCAGATTCATTAAGCAATGAAGAATTTGCACGGTTTTTTAAGATGCGATACAAGGATATTGAAACGTTGATTCGTGAAAATAAAATGGTTGCTTCGGAAGATCCTATGTCCATGGAATTTGGATTCTGTATACATGGAAAAAGCGGCCGCTATTTATTAGAAACTAATGATTCCCAAATTATACATGAACGTTTGGAATACATCCTTACTAAAAATAAGGGAGTATACTTTGATATTACTCCAGAACAAATTATTATCAGCCCCAAAATATTTCTTGAAAAAAGTGCATATCAAGAAATTAAATTAGCTTGTTCCAAATACTGGGGCAAACATTCTTTACTTTCCATTTTAATGCATGAGTCTGACGATAAAGCAGACGAATATATCAAAGAACAGTTAACCGACAATTTTGACTATATTATGGAATTTCTTTCTCGGATATCTTGTAAAGTTAAATTTGGTAGTCGGCAAGAGCGAGGTATCATTGGATTGCCACATGAAATATTTGGAGACTTTGATGAAGGTACTATTTCTAAAGAGGATGAAATTTTATTAGATAGAAGCGAGGCCATGCTTAATATATTTTTCAGAAGTACAAATCGCGATATCAAAAAGGTTTTTTACAAACGTACTGCTAAAGAAAATACTATTCACTATCAGTTAATGCAAACAAAGTTAATAGCTGGACATGAAAGATCAATTGAATTTTCTATGGAATCAACGGGCACACAATCTCTTTTACAATTACTCCCATTTATGCTCGTAGTCGTTAAAGGCTCTGTCGCAATAATTGACGAATTTGATACTGGTGTACATGATTTATTGGTGCAGAGCCTTGTAAATTCACTTTATGAGAATCTTTCAGGTCAATTAATCATGACTACTCATAATACCTTGCTTATGGAATCTGGACTACCGAAGGAGTGCATTTATGTGATAAACGAATTAGAAGATGGAAATAAAGAAATCCAATGTATAACTTATTATGACAGTAAAATACATGTAAATACTAACATTAGAGACCAATATATGAGTGGAAAATATCAAGGGATTCCAGAACCGATAGCCATAAATTTTGTTACACTTCTATCCACGTTAGGCTTAAAAACCAACTAA